ATTCTATTTGCACGTCGACCGCGGCGCCGTATATTTGACGAATTCAAGATTCAGACGGATTCCCGGTAGGCTTGACGCCATAAGTGAGCACTGCCGGGGGAGGCATTGATGACCGACCTTATTGACACGACCGAGATGTATCTGCGCACGGTTCTCGAGCTGGAAGAAGAGGGCATCGTTCCTCTGCGTGCGCGCATCTCGGAGCGGCTCGGGCACTCGGGACCGACCGTGTCCCAGACTGTCGGGCGCATGGAGCGCGATGGACTCATCGTCGTGTCAGATGATCGCCACCTCGAGTTGACTGAAGATGGTCGTCGCAAGGCCGTTCATGTCATGAGGAAGCACCGGCTCGCCGAGCGGCTGCTGAACGACGTGATCGGTCTCGAGTGGGAGTACGTTCACGAAGAGGCGTGTCGCTGGGAACACGTGATGAGCGAGCAGGTTGAGCGCAAGCTCCTCGACATGCTGAATCACCCCACAGAATCCCCGTACGGCACGCCGATTCCCGGACTCGACGAGTTTGGGGAGAGTCCCGGTTCTGCGTTTTCCCAGGGCGTCGTCAACCTTGTCGCTCTCGTTCGTGATGCTGCTGGCCCCCGGCGGGCCAGCGTACGGCGCCTCGCTGAGCCCGCCCAGTTCGAGCCAGAGCTTCTCGCTCAGCTGAAGCAGGCGGGAGTTGTTCCCGGAAACGACGGAGAGTTCTCGCAGAACGACTCGTACATTGCTGTCACGATCGACGGCTTCGATGAGGGAATCGAGCTGCCCGAAGAGGTTGCGGCACACATCTACGTCACCGCGCCATAGCCGCACAAAAGGGCAGTGGGAACTGTCTGGCGCAAAACGTTGCGAAAACGTGACAAAACGATGCTGATGCCGTAGCCTCGGGTGGGTCCTGGGGTGGTAAGCCCTGGGAACGCCGTCGGGCGCCCTGCGTGAACTCGTCCCTGACGGCGAAACCCGAGACGACACCGCGTGGACGAGTCAGCTGTGCTGAAAGGGCGCCGGAGGAACCAGTGGCCCTATCCACCCCCACCGAACCCGAATCGACATCGTCCGCATCTGACGCACCGCTCACCCGACGGCAGCGTCGCGCCGCAGAGGCGAAGGCATCGACGGAGCTCGCGCATGTGCGCAGCACTCCACGGCTGGCGACAACGCGTGCCGCGCGCAGCGCCTCGACGCGGCCTGCTACGCGAACGGCGCCGGCCTCGGCGGAACGCATGGAGCGGACATCGCGATGGAAGCGCTGGCGTTCGACTCTCGTCATGATGATCGTCGTTCCGGGGCTGTGCGCGGCATTTGCGCTCCCCGGATCGTTCGCGGCGCCGAGCCAGGCTGCCGCCCTCTATGCCGAAACCGATCGAACCGCCGGTGCCCAAGAGCTGAGCGTCAGTACGGAGGCGAGTATCGCGACGGTTGCGCGTGACACTTACTCGGCGACGACGCAGGGCGAGCTCGATGCGGCAGCGGCCGAGAAGGCGGCGGCCGAGGCGGCGAAGCGCGCGCGTGCAGCGGCCGAGAACTCCACGCCGTCGGGCACCGCTGCACCTGCCGCCCCGCCGACCACCCCGTACAGCCTGTCCGCCGTATTCAACACGGCCAAGCAGTACATCGGCACTCCCTACGTATATGGGGGCGCGACGCCCGCTGGCTTCGATTGCTCCGGCTTTATCATGTACGTCTTCGGCCAGTACGGAATCTCCCTTCCGCACGGCGTCTCCGGTCAGGCGGCTGCCGGAACCCGCATCCCGACATCGCAGGCGCAGCCGGGTGACCTCGTCATCATGAACGGACACGACGGCTTCTATGCGGGCAACGGCATGATCCTCGACGCTCCGAAGCCCGGCGGGCATGTCAGCATTCGCCCGATCTGGACGAGCAACTACTACATCGTGCGCATCTGAGCATCGTGACGACCGGGTGAATTCTCGGTTGCAGCAACAGCGAACGGCGCGCCCGGTTACCCGGGCGTGTCGTTCGTGGGTTAATCTAAAGCTCAGACAACCCGCTGGAGGTGAGCGAGGCGATGAGCGGATTAGCCGGTGTCCATCCCATGGACATACGAGACTTCTCTGCTCGCCGCCATGTCGGAGAGATAGGCCGTCGATCGGCTGGAGGAAGGCACTGCCCACAGGGCGGTGCCTTTTGCGTTTCCGACCCCGTCTCCCCGCGGGATGCCGATGTGTCGAATTACCGGGAAGCCGTCACGGCCATTCGAGAGGAAGCGCTATGCGCACGTTGGTATTGAACGCAGGTTTCGAGCCGCTCGCGGTCGTCTCGTTCCGCAGGGCCCTTGCCCTGGTGATCTGCGGAAAGGCAGCCGTCGTCGAGATCGTCGAGGACGATCCGGTATGGGGAGTATCCGTGCGCTATGACAGACCGAGCGTCATCGTGCTGACGCGGTACGTGAAGGTACCGTACTCGCGACGCATCCCCGTGACGCGGCGCGGCGTGCTCAAGCGCGATCTGCACCGATGCGCCTACTGCGGAGCGCACGCGACGACGATCGATCATGTCGTTCCGCGGTCTCGAGGGGGAGAAGACAGCTGGCAGAACCTCGTGGCCTGCTGCCTCGCCTGCAACAGTACGAAGGGAAATCGGACGCCTGCGGAGATCGGCTGGCAGCTGCGCATCACTCCACGCATGCCGTACGGACCCGGGTGGGCCGTTCGCGGAGCCGAGGGAGTCGTGCCGCAGTGGGAGCAGTACCTCGCTCCCGCCGTCGCGGCGTGAGACGCAGAACACGTTAGACTGTCGAAGGTTTGCCTCTGTAGCTCAATGGAAGAGCAGTTGCGTCCTAAGCAAACGGTTGGGGGTTCGAGTCCCTCCAGGGGCACCGTTGAACAATGATGACACGTGATCACTGGCGACATCGCGACGTGCACCCACAGATTCCTCAGGCGTCTCGGCATAGGATCGAAGCTGATTGAGAACCTGCGAGGAGTGCCCCATGAGACTGCTGCTGATTCGTCACGGACAAACCCCGTCGAACGTAGCAGGACGCCTCGACACCGCGGTTCCCGGTCCCGGCCTGACCGAACTCGGCCTTGCTCAGGCCGCCGCAATTCCGCGAGCACTCGAACACGAATCTATCGGGACGATCTTCGCATCGACGCAGCTGCGCGCCCAGCTCACCGCGACCCCGCTGGCCGAGAGCCTCGACCGCGCGCTCACGGTGCGCGACGGCATCCGGGAAATCGACGCGGGTGAACTCGAAATGCGCAACGACTGGGATGCTGTTATGGAGTACCACCGCGCCTCGTTCGCGTGGGTCGACGGTCAACTCGATGAACGTGTTCCCGGCGGCGAGAATGGGCACGACGTGTTCGGGCGCTTCGACGCTGTCGTCGACGAGGCGGCAGCGCTCGGAGACGAGACCGTGGCAATTGTCGCGCATGGTCAGGTGCTGCGCGTCTGGGCCGCAGCGCGAACACGCGCCACGCAGAACTTCGCCGCAGAGAACCCGCTGCACAATACGGGCATGATCGTCGTCGACGGTACTCCGGGGGACTGGTCACTTGTCGAGTGGCGCGGCGAGCCGCTCGGCGGCGAGAACCTTGATGTCGGCATCAGCGGCGGTCCGGGCGGCACCGCGGAGCCCGTGCGCTGACCGCGCAGCTCGAATCAGGCGCGCGTGGGCTGACGCAGCGGAAGGCCTGCCGCACGGTACGCATCGTCAATGAGCGACATCGTCGCGACAGCATCCTGGGCATCTGACACGACGGGCGTGCCCGACCTCACAGCGTCGACGAAAGCGCGCAGCTGAAAGGCATAGGTGCTCTCGTTCGTCACGGACGCGACGCGCGTGCCCTCGGTCGTCGTGATCGTGAACTCGTTCCCCTCGTGAGGCAGGAACGGATGCGACGACACCAGCGTGCCGCGCTCGCCCGTGATCGTCGCGGACATGCTGGGCTCGCGTGTCATCGAGCAGGATGCCGTTCCTGTGGCGCCGTCCGGAAATTCGAGCGAGATGAGCATTGATCCGTCGACGTCTGGCGTGAACTCCGTCGCGGTGGCCGAGACCACGCGAGGCTCACCCGTGCCGAGCGCGCGCAGCAGGCGCAGCGGGTAGCAGCCGACGTCCATGAGCGAGCCGCCGGCGAGCTCACGGCTCCAGCGGACGTTGTCGGACTGGTCGACGATCGAGAACGAGAAGTCCGCGTCGATCGATCGGATGCCGCCGAGCTCGCCCGAGCTGATGACGTCGGTCATGAAGGACGTGACCGGATGGTAGAGGTTGTGGAACGCCTCCATCACGACGAGCCCGGAATCTGCGGCAACAGCGGCAACGCGGCGCGCCTCGTCGGCATTGGCAGCGAACGGCTTCTCGCACAGCACGTGCTTTCGCGCAGCGATCGACGCGAGTGTCCACCGGCCGTGAAGCCCGTTGGGAGCAGGAACGTAGACGGCGTCGATGTCGTCGTCGGAGAGGAGCTCATCGTACGAGCCGAACGCCCGCGGAATCGCGTGTTCGGCGGCGTAGCTGCGCGCACGGTCGATGTCTCTCGCTGCCACGGCGACGACCTCTGTGTCTGCGTTGTCGCGGGCAGGCTCGATGAGCGCGCGGGGCGCGATGTCTGCAGCGCCGAGCACGCCGATGCGAAGACGGGTCATAGTGCTCAGTCTGGCAGAACGGACACGGCTGTGACGCGTACGGGGGGCACGCTGGAGCGTCCGTGACGGCATCCCGGCGCCACGATGCACAAAACTGTGCGAAACTCGCCGACATTACCGGTTTTTCATGCTCTGGCGCTTAGTGTGGCGGTGTGTGGAGGCGTGACAGAATGAGCGAGAGAGCAATGTCTGACGACAACTCGTCACTTGAGCTTGCTCCCAACCTGACGCAACCACAGCAGATTTCCATGGGGGATCCCACAGTCGAAATGGGCAACGTGGCAGACGACGAGTGGCAGCGTTGGCGTGACGATCTCGCCGAGACCGGCGGAGTGTCGCCGCTGCTGCACTTCGACGACGAGCGCGAGTACCGCATCGAGCTGAGCGCGGCCCACCCGGGAAGCCTTCCGCAGTTCATCACCGGAAACTCCACGCTCCTGTCGAACCTCATTCGTGACGACGTCGCCCTGCGCTCCGCGCGGTCTGCGGCCGACCTCATCACGACGAAGGGCATCGAGCTGCGCACCGTGCGCGGGCTCGAAGCGGTGCACCTCGCCGTGGGGCTCGCTCACTGGCGGCATGGCGGAAAGAACTTCTGCGCTCCCGTGCTGCTTCGCCCGCTCGCGATTCGCCGGTACGGCAACGACTTCGAGCTCAAGCTCACGGGCTCCATCACGCTGAACCCCGAGCTCGCTCGCGCGCTCGAGGAGCAATTCGACATTCACCTCGACGCTCGAGCGTTCGAGGCGCTCGCCATGTCTGAGGGAGTCTTCAAGCCGCAGCCGGTCATTGACAGCCTGCGGGGCCTCACGGGCCATCTCGACTGGTTCAACGTTCAGCCCCGCCTCATCGTGTCGTCGTTCTGCGCCGTCGGTGCCGCCATGCGCCAGGATGCTGCTGAGCTCGACCATCCGGTGCTCGACGCTCTCGCTGGCAACGCGAGCGCGCGCCGGCTCATCGAATCGGGAACGAAACTCGTCGACGCAACGGGATCCGACGAACGCAGCCCCTCGACAGACACTCTCCTGCTTGACGCTGACGCCGAGCAGGAGAACGTGATCGCGCAGATCACCGAGGGGCAATCGGTCGTCGTCTCGACGCTGCCCGGAACAGGCGGTACGCAGACCATCGTCAATGCGCTCGGCGCGCTGGTCTCAGAACACAAGCGCGTACTCGTCGTGAGCCCGCGAAAGTCGACACTCGACGGCATCCGGCACCGCCTCAACGGTGTTGGGCTGCAGGGCCTGGCCGCTCACCCGCGCACACTGCGCCGAGACATCGTGCAGGCGATCTCGCGCAACGAGAAGTCGACGAGTCCCAAAGTCGCCGACATCGACG
This DNA window, taken from Paramicrobacterium agarici, encodes the following:
- a CDS encoding C40 family peptidase; translated protein: MALSTPTEPESTSSASDAPLTRRQRRAAEAKASTELAHVRSTPRLATTRAARSASTRPATRTAPASAERMERTSRWKRWRSTLVMMIVVPGLCAAFALPGSFAAPSQAAALYAETDRTAGAQELSVSTEASIATVARDTYSATTQGELDAAAAEKAAAEAAKRARAAAENSTPSGTAAPAAPPTTPYSLSAVFNTAKQYIGTPYVYGGATPAGFDCSGFIMYVFGQYGISLPHGVSGQAAAGTRIPTSQAQPGDLVIMNGHDGFYAGNGMILDAPKPGGHVSIRPIWTSNYYIVRI
- a CDS encoding histidine phosphatase family protein; this encodes MRLLLIRHGQTPSNVAGRLDTAVPGPGLTELGLAQAAAIPRALEHESIGTIFASTQLRAQLTATPLAESLDRALTVRDGIREIDAGELEMRNDWDAVMEYHRASFAWVDGQLDERVPGGENGHDVFGRFDAVVDEAAALGDETVAIVAHGQVLRVWAAARTRATQNFAAENPLHNTGMIVVDGTPGDWSLVEWRGEPLGGENLDVGISGGPGGTAEPVR
- a CDS encoding Gfo/Idh/MocA family protein — its product is MTRLRIGVLGAADIAPRALIEPARDNADTEVVAVAARDIDRARSYAAEHAIPRAFGSYDELLSDDDIDAVYVPAPNGLHGRWTLASIAARKHVLCEKPFAANADEARRVAAVAADSGLVVMEAFHNLYHPVTSFMTDVISSGELGGIRSIDADFSFSIVDQSDNVRWSRELAGGSLMDVGCYPLRLLRALGTGEPRVVSATATEFTPDVDGSMLISLEFPDGATGTASCSMTREPSMSATITGERGTLVSSHPFLPHEGNEFTITTTEGTRVASVTNESTYAFQLRAFVDAVRSGTPVVSDAQDAVATMSLIDDAYRAAGLPLRQPTRA
- a CDS encoding metal-dependent transcriptional regulator, whose translation is MTDLIDTTEMYLRTVLELEEEGIVPLRARISERLGHSGPTVSQTVGRMERDGLIVVSDDRHLELTEDGRRKAVHVMRKHRLAERLLNDVIGLEWEYVHEEACRWEHVMSEQVERKLLDMLNHPTESPYGTPIPGLDEFGESPGSAFSQGVVNLVALVRDAAGPRRASVRRLAEPAQFEPELLAQLKQAGVVPGNDGEFSQNDSYIAVTIDGFDEGIELPEEVAAHIYVTAP
- a CDS encoding HNH endonuclease, with translation MRTLVLNAGFEPLAVVSFRRALALVICGKAAVVEIVEDDPVWGVSVRYDRPSVIVLTRYVKVPYSRRIPVTRRGVLKRDLHRCAYCGAHATTIDHVVPRSRGGEDSWQNLVACCLACNSTKGNRTPAEIGWQLRITPRMPYGPGWAVRGAEGVVPQWEQYLAPAVAA